TTCATGAAGACGTTTCATGCGACGAAGCTAGTAGTGCTTCGCTAAGCCATATGGGCACGGAAGACACTGCTATCTCTAGCGTTGTGTCTGAAAAGCGGCCAATGGATATGGGTTTTAGGCGGCTATCTGAACATTCGGATTTTTCAATGAACATTGATCACACTTCTATTTCTCAAGAATTGCCAAGTTTACTTAAGGCATTCAATAATGCTAAACGCTTAGAAAGGGAACTGGAGAGCTTAAGAGCGAGCCCAACACATACCCACTCATCAAGGCCCGTTTCACCAAAAAGGAACTATCCTGTGTTTGCTAATTCTATATCGGGATTCATACACGAACCCAGTAGTATTTGCGCCAGTGTTCCTGAACAATCAGGAGCAATGGCACTGAAAAATTTCGCTACTCAAATGAATGAAATCAATACTGGTTTAGGCGGAAAACTTGTTGGGAATCTTAAAGATAGACAAGATATGTTGAAACTGTTTTCACCTGGTAGCACTTCGAATTTTGTTAATCGACCACCAGGTCAGATGCAAGGGTTTAGCAGTAACATATTAAACAGCTTATATGGAATCAGATCACCCCAAAGGTAAACCTGGAGGAAAAGGAAGGGATACATTAATGGAATAAGCAGGAGTTTTTTGATACTTTAttatttttttaataaacttTGGTTTATTGAAATATAAACTGGGAAACAGAACCGTTTTAATTTGCATTTGGGTGATATATATACGATCTATGTATATATGTAGGCTCTTACTTGTCTAAGTTAAAAGAGCATTCTTTATAAGTACATGCTTTATATGTAAAATTACAATATCCTTTGGCGTTCGGCACAATACTATATCGCCATTTTATATTAAATTATTAGCAACAAAAATGAATTGAAACATGGCAATGTTATAGAGCACTTATATAATTATTCCTGGTATGCGTGATGAAGTATGGAAACCAAATCGCAAAATGTACTAATACTACTGAAGTTTTAAGATATTTTCTTGTTGCTAAAAAATAGATAATTCTATTAAAAGACTCCTCAAATTAAGGATTGTACAATTTCGGTATCCTTCACAACGTCTTCATTGTCCTCCTCATCACTATCTTGGTCGTCATCCTCACGAGCTCTGTTGTAAAATTCGTCTAAAATCTTAGGAGAGATTCTATTAAGCATCTCTTTTGGATAGATTCTTAACAATGACCATGCGTGGTCTAAGGATTCAAAGATGGTTCTATTTTCATAAGGTCCTTGACTAATAAACgtcttttcaaaattttcTAGGAACTCTAAACACAACCTATCCTCCATAGATAACGCCTCTTCACCGACAACAGCCTTCATAGCTGCTGCATCTCTACCGATAGCATATTTGGCATATAATTGGTTCGAGACATCACCGTGGTCCTTTCTGGTCATACCTTCACCGATGGCAGACTTCATCAATCTCGACAAAGATGGTAAGACATTAATTGGCGGATAGATACCTCTATTGTTCAATTGACGGTCAACGAATATTTGTCCTTCAGTGATATAACCTGTTAAATCAGGAATAGGATGTGTGATATCGTCGTTAGGCATAGTTAAGATAGGAATTTGTGTAATAGAACCGTTACGGCCCTCAACTCTTCCAGCCCTTTCGTAAATGGTGGACAAATCTGTGTACATGTAACCGGGGTAACCACGTCTACCAGGAACTTCTTCTCTCGCAGCAGACACTTCTCTTAACGCATCAGCATAAGAAGACATATCTGTTAAAATAGTCAAGACATGTCTCTCAGTTTGGTAAGCCAAGTATTCTGCAGTAGTCAATGCAAATCTAGGAGTGACAATTCTCTCAATAGTAGGGTCGTTGGCCAAGTTCAAGAATAACGAGGTCCTTTCTAAGGACCCATTCTCCTCAAAATCCTGTTTGAAAAACCTAGCCGTTTCCAAGTTAACACCCATAGCAGCAAAAACAATACTAAAGTTGTCTTCGTGACCATCGTGCACATCCTTTGTAGGTCTAACCAACCCTGCCTGCCTACAGATCTGAGCAGCAATTTCATTGTGAGGAAGACCGGAGGCAGAGAAGATAGGAATCTTCTGCCCACGAGCAATAGAATTCATAGTATCTATAGCTGAAATACCAGTAGATATCATTTCTTCAGGGTAAATACGTGCGTAAGGATTGATCGCAGAACCATTAATGTCCAAATAATCTTCGGCAAAAACCTTTGGACCGTTATCGATCGGCCTACCTGACCCATTAAAAACCCTTCCTAACATATCCTCTGACACGGGAATCTTTAAACTCTCTCCGGTGAACTCCACAGTCGTTTTCTTAACATCAATACCAGAAGTACCTTCAAAAACCTGAACAATCGCACGGTCACCTCGAACTTCTAAAACTTGACCTTGTCTTAAACTTCCATCCGGTAGAGTTAAATTAACAATTTCATTGTAACAAGGGAATTTAACCTTTTCCAATATCACTAATGGACCATTAATACCTGCAACAGTGTTATAACTAGTTCTAGGTTTAACCTTAAATCCATTAGTTACGGCAGCCTTATTCAATTCAAATAGTTCTTCTCTGGAAATCATGCTGTCAAGTAAGATCTCACTAATATATGCCAGATTAAAGTACCGAAAACCTTACAATTGCCCTCAGCACCAGCTCTTCGAATGGTTTGAAAGCTTTAAATTGAATATTCCATTATTAAAATGCCATTTCATAAGGGGCCCATATAAATTTCAACTGTTAACAGCTCAGAGTTTGGCTACAGGGCCGGGTAACACAAAACGAAACGTTGGCAGACTATACAGATAAGTTACGTGGCTACTTGAGGAGAGTCCAGTTGGCTTTAGCATCGGTTGATGATTGTGGTGACGTTATGGGACCGGATGCATGCTCAATATTAAGTACTAATTTGTGTACTGTCCTGTAAGAGAGGGGAAGTGAGCCTTTGGCGCCGCGCAGACATTGTTTGGAGCATAAACTGTACAAAATGCTATCTACATCATAAGTAGATAGCAGACTGTTCAGTTCTGGAGGGTCGCTAACTAGTTTCAACTTTGTAAGTATTAAAAGCATGTTTATTATTAGGTGGGAGATTGTAACCTTGGGATCGTCACTATGCGGGTTGTAAGGCGAGGTGTACGGTATATCAACAAGAAGGACTTGGCCTGCAAGTGCGACGAATTCCCACATATGCTGTAGCGAGTGTCTGGAAGTCTCAGTTTCGTGCCAATGTCGTATATTACACATTGGAATGAAGCGGATACTGTAAGGGAAATGCTTGTTATCGCGAGATTCTGTAATTGCAAACCACTGACACAGCTCGCGAAACTTTAGACTGCTATTTGCACGAACAACGTTTTGCAGCTGATCGTATTTCTGCTTCACCTCTATATACTCTTGACAACTGTCGCTGATATCTGGTCTGGTGGCGGAAGATGGCGGCTCCGCTAGCATCGCCTTCAATTCATCCCGCCGCTCTGACTTGCGTTCTAGATACTGACCCATCTCACGAACACGCCGCGCCATTCGCGTATTATGTCGTTTCAGCTGAAGCTGCTGCAGTCGGTCCATATGTTTCCCCAGGATGCCTTCTTTCTTCCCGATAGCGCTTTCCAAAGTCGTACTTACTGTGTCCTTGATCTTGTTCAAATCCTCGTGCACCTGGCACAATTCCAGTTTGTAACGTAGTATTAGATTGGGTGAAGTATTTACACAGTGTGAACAATACCAAACTCTCGACGGTCTTCGACATAGAGTGCACAACATGACTAACTTTGTCGGTACCAATAACTAACTCTAAAGTGCGAATTTAAACCGAACAAATCGAAACCTATGAATTCAGATTATCTCCTGCTTGATAAGGAAGCCATAGCATGAGCCAATTCAGCAGTGGAAGTCCGCTCTAGCAGATAGTCCTATTTTAGGTTTTGGTATTTATTGTATAGGTCCGCATTTTTTCTAAATATTAAAAGTTAAAACCTTAAGTACATCCTGCTAATTACATACTAAGTTGTCAGTGGAAAGAAAAGGTTTTTTCAAGCCCCTAATCTGCTCAGATTAGATTAGATAATGTCTACAGATAGGCCTATAAGGCTGGCATTCCTTGGTGGAACATGTACGGGCAAAACTTCGTTACTTTCAAGACTGACTATAGATTTAGTACGGGAGGTACATTATCCAACGAAGAAGCAATCAAATTGGTTGTTTACATTTAAACCTCATAGTCGTATTGCTAGGGCTATTTTAGATGAAAAGGTTCATGAGCGTTATTATTATGAAAATGGAAATGTAATAAGTGAGGCGGTGTTCAAGAGTCCAAGTATAAATGATAATGTTTTACTTTCCCCTCTTGTTTACCAAAGCATAATTGAGGATTATAACTATGTAAAGAGTGCTACTAGGAATGGCCAGAGGCTATCTGATGCGAAAGGTAATCTTAGGTCTGAAAATACATACTACCAATATATTACCAGTACAGAAGGAAGCAGCCACCACGAATCGTGTTGGGAAACGTCGCCTACAGATATTCCTCTAAACTATGTTCCTCCGGAATATTCAGATATAGCGATTGATGTGATAGATACTCCGGGGTTCGACCCAAATATGGTTGTCCCTTTCTTAGAGGTCTCGTTATTTAGGAATTTGGACAGTTCGATTCTACGTGGTTTAGCAGATCAGCCCAGAGAACCTGTTTCTACTCAGTCAATGCTTGTTGCTTCAGGATCTGCAGAGCTGAATGGGAAGGTCGATGGTTATATTTTGGTATATAGCGCTCTTCCCGAGTTAACGCAAAGTGACCCACCACCATATGACGAGCCAGAATTATCAGCATTCCGTTCACAGAAACAAACTCCTTATTCTACTACTTCAGCACATAAACATAAAGATGGTGGATTTTCGCTTCTTAAGTCTATTAAGGACTGTTTCCTGGACGCTTGGACTGAATTCCGAAACTATCAGCGAAATTGTGACGTGGAAAAAGAATGCGACATCTACTCACTATCATTTCCTTTCAAACAAACATGGAAGACTGAGTCACAGAGTAGCGACAGGGCAAATGAATCGGGCTCCTTTAAATCTCATTTGGAGCAGCTAGATTTGAATCCTGAATCTCCAGACTCACCTCCTCCGATTCTGATAGTGTGTACTCATGTAATGAATCCGCTGCATTCACCGCTACTTATAGAGGAAGGAAAAAATTTAGCTATAGAATGGAATTGTGCATTTGTTGCAGTAGATAGCATGCTCGATGTTAACGTCGATATTGCGTTAGCTTGCATTATAAGAGACATTATAGAGAAAGAAAAACTAATGAAACGACATATGACGAAAAAGAAGGGCGTTCTGGAGAGAATAATTAAAGGTTAGCATATATAGTCTAAATCATATTCGAAGGGTTTACTTAGTTTTCTGGTTAGACTTGGTAAATGGTTATAGTGCCATCTTCGTAACCAACAACACACCATCGATGCTTAGCAAATTCATTCAATTTGCGTATCTCCCCGGGACGAAGTGAATTCCTGTTCCCCAATTTATCAAAAACATTACCTGGTACACCTATGACACAACCAACAGGCGTCCACGGCTTTTCTTTGTTTGAAGGTTCTGCATTACCTATGTAAGAATCGTCAACGTACACTTGATTCTTGTCCTTTCTGATCTTAAACACCACCTCATTGTCACTTTCTTGCAGTGCTACAACATACCCGGTCCAGCTTCCCAGAAGGAGTAGACCATCCAGGACATCTATATGTGATACCTTTTTTAACGGAACGTTAAACGACGTTTTAGTATATTCTAGTCCCCTCATAATGCGTACATTGTCAATCTTGTCGTATAATTTACCAAAACCCATTTCTGTACAATGTATACCTATGATATTTTTAGTAGAAGAGGTCAAAACTACATGCTTTTCCTTATTATACACCATTCCCAGCACTGGTTCTGGGTAGTGTACTGGAGAGACGTAAGCAATATCGACAACCCCATCACACACTCTCAATCCAACCACAAACCCACTTTCAAACCCACAATAAACCATTGGCCCCACCGCTAGAAACTTCATTATAGTACCCAGCTTATCaaatttgaagatgttCTTCTCACCTCTTATGTTCGAAATTTGTTCATATATATTCAGTGCTTGGAACACCCTCTTGAAAGACTGCTCATTTGAAAGATTGAATTCATAGATATCAATACATTCAGAATCCATTGTATTACAGCACCACAACATATACCTCTCATTATCGAGTTCTTGAATCGCAACATTAGCGAAGTTTAAACTGTTAACGGGAATCTCATACACTACCCTCAGCTCCTGCAGCTCGCGAGAGACATACTCGGTAATTTTCACAATTTCCTTGTTGTGCTGAGTACGCATGAATCTTAAAGTATTGTCCTTGCTCAATGCAACGTAAAGCCCAGGTCTCAAGCAATCAATCCATACCACTTGACCAGATATCTTTCCATGGGCCACAGGTCTTCTCGAAATCAGATTCCATAGATAAATTGTACCATCACTGTCACTAGACAACAAATGTGGAGTATTCAATCCATAAACACAACATAAATCAGTAATCGATGCAACATGGGCTCTTAGTGTATAGTAAAGTTTCTGTTCGACTGCCATAGCCCACTTTCACTTAAGCTACTGTGACAGAAAAAGTTCCGACATTGACGACAAATACATCCGAATAAGAAGTATATATTTTACATAAAAATTTACATAACACATAAATAGCCATATTGTAGTGTTATAAATCCGTGTGAAATCCAATTTTATGGTCCAGAGTTGGAAATCTTTTCCCTTACCAAAACTGAGCTTTTGATGTTAATTATCCAGTCAATCAtctcatcatcatttttAGCTTTAAATTTCAACCGTAGACTAGTCACTATAAGTGCAAAGCATGGATCAGATTTATCTAGTTCAACGCAATCTACGACATCATCTAGGTTAATTGAAGCATAAATTTTATCAGTAGTTGGCGAAACTAGTCTTAGCTGTCTATTAGTAAGCTCGCCTTTGAATGACTTCCATCTCTTCCTACGTATGGAATTCCGTACCTGCCCATATAAAAGACCACTTTGGATCAACTGTTCATCCTTCTTAGGATTGTAAGATTCATAAAACTCCTTGTCTTCTTCTAGAACTCCACCATTATTTATTGAACAGATGTCTGTAGTTTTAGCACCGTCCTTTGCGGTTGGTGGTCTCCGGGTGGCTTCTGCGTCTGTCTCGCAGACAACGTCAAACCCATCATCCTCGTCTTCATCCTCCTCCTCGTCATCTAGACCTACCCCATGCTGTTGAATATCATCAGGAGCATTAGCATTCTTTGCCTCTGTCTCAAACTCCGGTGACCTAATTCCATCTATACCAGTTTCAGGGCCGGGATAGTTAGCATCACCATTAATCAGTGATCTTAAGGCTTTATCCCACATCTGTATCACCGAAGGGTCGTCAGCTTCAAACCTAAGCGTCTTATCCCTAGTATATAAATCCATCTTAGTACCTTCATATACCCTGCAGTTGAGCACATCGGTAATTGGTATAACTCGTTCCGGTTTCCTCTCCGTCTCATCCTTATAATAACTAAATTGAATCTTCCTCAATACACACCAATATTTATGACTTATTTTCCACGTAAGGTTATGATGATGGGGATAGTTATATGTAGCTTCATTCTGTTCATCCAAAGACGATGTACTCAATGTAGGCCTTTTAATAAGGAAGGATGACATAACAACCTCATTATCATTATAGAGGCTTGATCGCAATGGCACCGTGCAATATTGTGCCAGACTCATGATCACAACGTTAACCTACCGCTCTTAAGCCTAATAATTTTTAGTGCTAGTGTGGCCCTTTAAGGTGTTCGCTTATTTGCGTGCGAGTTAGTTTGATTATGTGCTCACGCTTTTTACGTCACGACGAGTTCAACCGTCATGTCGCTGGCTAAATCGTGAAATGATAGCTAAGAAATGAAGACTAAGTTTATACTCTACCTTCTGAAATAGCCAGATACGTGGTATTTTACGCTAGGTGATCGTGGTACCAAGTGTAACACATTAGGGTACTTTGATTGCTCTGTGTTAACAATAATTACGTAAAGTAGAATACATCGTACTTAAAAGAAATTAAGTTTATTAGAAAATTACCAAATAAGAAACTGCTATATTATAACATAGTTAGCCGCCTTATCTCTGTGAAGTTAGGTTATTATCATAGAAAGACCTCTATATAGGCTTGGTCTTACACCAATGGCTCTTAGGTGATAAAAGAGTAAATAGTTAGCCTTTTTTACATTGCTGCAGATGCTCGATGAACATTTTCAATTATGGCCTACTGGTATTGATCAATTGCCGCAGGGGATTTTCTACTGTGCCTCTGTACAGGTGTGTTCGCCATATTTTGATGGATATCGTGATCGGGGGTGTTATCAGAAAGGACTCTAGCCGAGCTACATCTAATTGAGGAATTGCGCTTGATACCTGGCAACAACGTATGAGATGCTACGCTGTTGACATTAGATTCCTGGGAACAAAAGAAATTCGACTTTTTGACAGTATTTCCGCGGCTTTTGGGGATACGAATAGTAGGTGAGGGTATATAGGTGGATGAGCTGCGCGAATGTTGACCTGAGTTATCGAAGATAGAGTTTTTATCACTTAAAGTCGGAGATACCACAATGTTCTCAACGAACTTCCTGACAAAATAGCCGTCGTCGCCGTGGTTCTGAATAAAATCTTCCGATAATGTTAGGTCCAGCTGTCTGGCATAGTCGATTGCAGTTTCCCTTACTTTTTTGTACAAAGTAGCCCAAGATTCTAGATCCAAAGTGGATTTAATTCTATCATATTTTGTATTCAATTCCATAGCAACGTGCTGTTGTGATTTTTCCATCCTGTGAAATTTATCACTGTATTCGCTTAGCTTTTTATCTAGAGTTGCTTGATTCTCTATTAGGTTCAtttccttcttcttcaagcTCTTCTCGTTATCCTTAATATAATTCTCAAAGGCAAGTCTTAATTCAGAGATTTCCTTTTCATAATGTTCCCTGTAAATCCTTTGGGCATCTGCTATTGCATTATACTGGGCCTGGAAATATTGACATTTTTCCTCCAGCTTTTCCATCTCCTGACACTTTTTCTCGAACTCTGCTTTCATATGATCATGACTGTTGGCAATTTCACTGAAATTGGTTTTTACACCATTTAGCTGCGTTTCGAGTTCCTTAATCTTACGAGTCTTTCTCGTTAGCATAGAATTCAAATTTGCATTTTCGGACCTCAATTTCGATATTACATCAGTACTTTTCGTTTCATTAGTCTGAATTTTATCTAATTTATCCAATAGCTGCTTTGATTGATTTGTTAGCTCCAAGTTTGTCCTGGCCAACGCATCAACTCGCGCATGTAGATTTTCAATTACCTTTCCAGAAGATTCAGTTCCTGCAAAATTAAGCTCTCTTAAGGGGCTATGAGAACCAATAGAGTCTCCAACAGCCGTTCCGCTAGATGCAGTACTCGCACTGCTCTTGTTATTCAGTGAGCGCGTAGTACTATTGGCATTCATATTTGCGATGAAAGGACCGTGGTTGACTTGCAGATTTGAAGTTGAGTATATTTTGGTTGGAGAACCTAAATCTTTCTCTGATGTCGGCGAAACTTCTGCAGATTTCAACCAGGCTTTTTGAAGGTTATAAGTCGATCCCGAGGCAGTCAATGTAAGGTCAGGATTTCCCATGGTTGAAATTTATAAGATATTAATCACTGGCTAATAAAATTGTGTCGAATACCAACAACAATATATGTGGAATAAAATATTTCTATCAATTTACCGCGACTAAACTTCACGCAGCTGGTAAAAGTTTCACTTCAGGTAATACAACAAACGGTTTTCACAACGGTAAAATAGAAAATTATGAAAACTTTATCAAACGACGTATACCTTCCAAACAAAGTAGCACAAGAACCTGAATGTTTTAAACAATCCTTATTCTTCTAGTATTTGTTCAAGTTTTCTGGAAGAAGATCTTGAAACCTTCTAAAATATAATCCTCCGCTAGAATAGTCGCAGATGAGAAAAAAAACACTTGCGATTACTGGCTAATTGTTATCAAGTGGCTGGAACAATTATCTATACCACTACCTTAAGTTAGTTGTAGCTTCAGTTATTGTCTTTTGAACACCCTCCACAGCTGTTTAGTCGACTATTAATATTCGCAAGATCTAGATGAGTAAAGAATACGAAACCTCTTTTAAGTGAAAAAAAGTAAACAAA
The Eremothecium sinecaudum strain ATCC 58844 chromosome II, complete sequence DNA segment above includes these coding regions:
- the ATG14 gene encoding Atg14p (Syntenic homolog of Ashbya gossypii ADL381W; Syntenic homolog of Saccharomyces cerevisiae YBR128C (ATG14)), which codes for MLCTLCRRPSRVWYCSHCVNTSPNLILRYKLELCQVHEDLNKIKDTVSTTLESAIGKKEGILGKHMDRLQQLQLKRHNTRMARRVREMGQYLERKSERRDELKAMLAEPPSSATRPDISDSCQEYIEVKQKYDQLQNVVRANSSLKFRELCQWFAITESRDNKHFPYSIRFIPMCNIRHWHETETSRHSLQHMWEFVALAGQVLLVDIPYTSPYNPHSDDPKVTISHLIINMLLILTKLKLVSDPPELNSLLSTYDVDSILYSLCSKQCLRGAKGSLPLSYRTVHKLVLNIEHASGPITSPQSSTDAKANWTLLK
- a CDS encoding uncharacterized protein (Syntenic homolog of Ashbya gossypii ADL382C; Syntenic homolog of Saccharomyces cerevisiae YPR084W), with translation MSTDRPIRLAFLGGTCTGKTSLLSRLTIDLVREVHYPTKKQSNWLFTFKPHSRIARAILDEKVHERYYYENGNVISEAVFKSPSINDNVLLSPLVYQSIIEDYNYVKSATRNGQRLSDAKGNLRSENTYYQYITSTEGSSHHESCWETSPTDIPLNYVPPEYSDIAIDVIDTPGFDPNMVVPFLEVSLFRNLDSSILRGLADQPREPVSTQSMLVASGSAELNGKVDGYILVYSALPELTQSDPPPYDEPELSAFRSQKQTPYSTTSAHKHKDGGFSLLKSIKDCFLDAWTEFRNYQRNCDVEKECDIYSLSFPFKQTWKTESQSSDRANESGSFKSHLEQLDLNPESPDSPPPILIVCTHVMNPLHSPLLIEEGKNLAIEWNCAFVAVDSMLDVNVDIALACIIRDIIEKEKLMKRHMTKKKGVLERIIKG
- the OPY1 gene encoding Opy1p (Syntenic homolog of Ashbya gossypii AER261C; Syntenic homolog of Saccharomyces cerevisiae YBR129C (OPY1)), translated to MSLAQYCTVPLRSSLYNDNEVVMSSFLIKRPTLSTSSLDEQNEATYNYPHHHNLTWKISHKYWCVLRKIQFSYYKDETERKPERVIPITDVLNCRVYEGTKMDLYTRDKTLRFEADDPSVIQMWDKALRSLINGDANYPGPETGIDGIRSPEFETEAKNANAPDDIQQHGVGLDDEEEDEDEDDGFDVVCETDAEATRRPPTAKDGAKTTDICSINNGGVLEEDKEFYESYNPKKDEQLIQSGLLYGQVRNSIRRKRWKSFKGELTNRQLRLVSPTTDKIYASINLDDVVDCVELDKSDPCFALIVTSLRLKFKAKNDDEMIDWIINIKSSVLVREKISNSGP
- the ASA1 gene encoding Asa1p (Syntenic homolog of Ashbya gossypii ADL383W; Syntenic homolog of Saccharomyces cerevisiae YPR085C (ASA1)), which codes for MAVEQKLYYTLRAHVASITDLCCVYGLNTPHLLSSDSDGTIYLWNLISRRPVAHGKISGQVVWIDCLRPGLYVALSKDNTLRFMRTQHNKEIVKITEYVSRELQELRVVYEIPVNSLNFANVAIQELDNERYMLWCCNTMDSECIDIYEFNLSNEQSFKRVFQALNIYEQISNIRGEKNIFKFDKLGTIMKFLAVGPMVYCGFESGFVVGLRVCDGVVDIAYVSPVHYPEPVLGMVYNKEKHVVLTSSTKNIIGIHCTEMGFGKLYDKIDNVRIMRGLEYTKTSFNVPLKKVSHIDVLDGLLLLGSWTGYVVALQESDNEVVFKIRKDKNQVYVDDSYIGNAEPSNKEKPWTPVGCVIGVPGNVFDKLGNRNSLRPGEIRKLNEFAKHRWCVVGYEDGTITIYQV
- the SHE3 gene encoding She3p (Syntenic homolog of Ashbya gossypii AAR042W; Syntenic homolog of Saccharomyces cerevisiae YBR130C (SHE3)), whose translation is MGNPDLTLTASGSTYNLQKAWLKSAEVSPTSEKDLGSPTKIYSTSNLQVNHGPFIANMNANSTTRSLNNKSSASTASSGTAVGDSIGSHSPLRELNFAGTESSGKVIENLHARVDALARTNLELTNQSKQLLDKLDKIQTNETKSTDVISKLRSENANLNSMLTRKTRKIKELETQLNGVKTNFSEIANSHDHMKAEFEKKCQEMEKLEEKCQYFQAQYNAIADAQRIYREHYEKEISELRLAFENYIKDNEKSLKKKEMNLIENQATLDKKLSEYSDKFHRMEKSQQHVAMELNTKYDRIKSTLDLESWATLYKKVRETAIDYARQLDLTLSEDFIQNHGDDGYFVRKFVENIVVSPTLSDKNSIFDNSGQHSRSSSTYIPSPTIRIPKSRGNTVKKSNFFCSQESNVNSVASHTLLPGIKRNSSIRCSSARVLSDNTPDHDIHQNMANTPVQRHSRKSPAAIDQYQ
- the VMA2 gene encoding H(+)-transporting V1 sector ATPase subunit B (Syntenic homolog of Ashbya gossypii ADL380W; Syntenic homolog of Saccharomyces cerevisiae YBR127C (VMA2)); this encodes MISREELFELNKAAVTNGFKVKPRTSYNTVAGINGPLVILEKVKFPCYNEIVNLTLPDGSLRQGQVLEVRGDRAIVQVFEGTSGIDVKKTTVEFTGESLKIPVSEDMLGRVFNGSGRPIDNGPKVFAEDYLDINGSAINPYARIYPEEMISTGISAIDTMNSIARGQKIPIFSASGLPHNEIAAQICRQAGLVRPTKDVHDGHEDNFSIVFAAMGVNLETARFFKQDFEENGSLERTSLFLNLANDPTIERIVTPRFALTTAEYLAYQTERHVLTILTDMSSYADALREVSAAREEVPGRRGYPGYMYTDLSTIYERAGRVEGRNGSITQIPILTMPNDDITHPIPDLTGYITEGQIFVDRQLNNRGIYPPINVLPSLSRLMKSAIGEGMTRKDHGDVSNQLYAKYAIGRDAAAMKAVVGEEALSMEDRLCLEFLENFEKTFISQGPYENRTIFESLDHAWSLLRIYPKEMLNRISPKILDEFYNRAREDDDQDSDEEDNEDVVKDTEIVQSLI